In Deltaproteobacteria bacterium, the genomic stretch GGTCGCGACCTACGTGTGGCTCGCCGAGCTCACCGGCACCGCGTTGACCCCCGACGACCATCGCGCGCTCGAGCGGATGCATCGCGACACCACCGCCGCGCTCGGACGCGCGGCGGTGCCCGCGGAGCGCGAGGTGCTGGCCGCAGTCGCCAACGCGCTGCGTTCCACGCTGGCACGGGGCGGCGTCGACCTCGAGGCGCTGACGACGATGGCGACCGCGGTCGACCCACCGACCCGCGCGCTCATCGACGAGGCCACGCGACTCGAGCTGGTCGGCCTCGACGCCGCCGTGCGGCGCCACACCGCGTCGCTGACGATCGCGCAGTGGCAGCGCCTGCACGTGGTCGTCTGCGCCAACCATCAGGCCCGCTACAAGGAGTCGACCAAGCAGTACTTCCAGCGCCTGCTCGGCGAGTCGGAGGGGCCTGGTGCCCAGCGCGAGCATCGTGTGCTCTACGCCGAGAGCGGCGAGAGCATCGACGACGCCGTGACGCTGCTGGCGACCCACCTGCTCGACCGCGAGCTGGCCGGCTTCTTCCTCGACTCGCCGATGGCGCTGCAGCGCAACGTCCTGGGTGACGCCGCCAGTCGCGTCCTCGACGAGCTCTTCGCCGAGCGCATCGGCTAGTACCTCGACACAGCGATTGCTGTGTCGAGGTACTAGCCCGCGAGCGGCAGCACCGCGTCGTCGTCGACGTCGGCCACGAGATCCGTCTCGACGCGGGCCCACACCGGCAGGTGATCGGAGGCCACGCGGGCGTGGCGATGACTGCCGACGTGGATCTCCTGCAACCACGCCCGCGGTCGGGTCCAGATGCGATCGAGCGCGAACACCGGGCGCCGGCACGGGAAGCTGCGCGGCGCCGGCTGAGCGCCGAAGCGGGCGCGCAGCGGACCCAGCACGTCGCCCCGCGGCAGCCAGGCGTTGAAGTCGCCCATCATCACCTGTGGCAGCACCGGGTCGTCGTCGAGCACGCGGTGACAGGCCCGGATCTGCGCGTGGCGCTCGCGGACGCGAAGCCCGAGGTGGGTGTTGAACACGTCGATGTGCGAGCCGCCGAACTCGACCCGCGCGTGCAGCAGGCAGCGCGGCTCGTAGCCCGCGACGCTGAGGTCGATCACGCGGACGTCCGAGATCGGCAAGCGCGAGAGCAACGCGTTGCCATAGCGGCACTCGCCCCGCTGCATCGTCGAGCCGACCACCGCATCCATGCCGAGCCGCACCGCCAGCTCGGCGAGCTGGCCGTCGACGCCCTCGCGGCCGGCCAGCACCTCCTGCAGCGCGATGACGTCGGCGTCGAGATCGGCGAGCACGTCGGCGATGCGCGCGACGTCGACGATCCCGTCGAGCCCGACGCAACCGTGGACGTTGTAGGTCGCAAACACGAGGGAAGAGTCGAGTGTCGTCATGTCGTCCGTTCCGGCCGGGCCACGACCCCGCCACCGCGCGCGGCCCAGCGCTTCACCGCCCAGGTCACCACCACCACCAACGCCGCCAGTCCCACGGCGACCGCCGTCAATGCCCAGCCATCGGTGGCGCCGCCGCGCAGGCGATGGCCCAGGACGGTGAGCACGAAGGCGCCGGGCGTCATCACCAGCATCGTCGCGAGCATGTAC encodes the following:
- a CDS encoding endonuclease/exonuclease/phosphatase family protein, whose protein sequence is MTTLDSSLVFATYNVHGCVGLDGIVDVARIADVLADLDADVIALQEVLAGREGVDGQLAELAVRLGMDAVVGSTMQRGECRYGNALLSRLPISDVRVIDLSVAGYEPRCLLHARVEFGGSHIDVFNTHLGLRVRERHAQIRACHRVLDDDPVLPQVMMGDFNAWLPRGDVLGPLRARFGAQPAPRSFPCRRPVFALDRIWTRPRAWLQEIHVGSHRHARVASDHLPVWARVETDLVADVDDDAVLPLAG